Genomic window (Anaerolineales bacterium):
TCACCTGGCTGAAGACGCTGTACCCGATATGGGCAAGGATCCTGCCGGAAGACATTCGCATCTCCACCCAGATCGGGCTGGCTGAACTGGCCCTCAGCGGGTGCACGACGGCCAGCGATCACCTGTATATCTTCCCCAACGGCTGCCGGCTGGACGATGAGATTGAGGCTGCACAATCCGTGGGACTGCGCCTGCACGCCTCGCGCGGCTCGATGAGCCTGGGTGAGAGCCGGGGCGGGCTGCCGCCAGATCGGGTGGTCGAAGATGAGGAGTTCATCCTCAGAGACACCGAGCGATTGATCGATGCCTACCACGATCCGGCACCGGGCTCCAGGCTGCAGATTGTGATCGCTCCTTGCTCCCCGTTCTCGGTAACCCCCGAGCTGATGCGGCAGGCGGCGGCCCTGGCGCGGGCCCGCGGCGTACGGCTTCACACCCATCTAGCTGAGACCCTGGACGAGGAATCCTTCTGCCTCGAGCAGTTCGGACGGCGGCCGCTGGCCTATGCCGAGGACCTGGGCTGGACAGGTGGGGATGTGTGGTTCGCCCACGCCGTCCACATCAACGCAGATGAGGTGCAGCGCATGGCCGGGGCAGGGATCGGGGTGGCGCACTGTCCCTCTTCCAACATGCGGTTGGCCTCGGGGATCGCGCCCGTCCTGCGTTACCTGATGGCAGGGGTGCCGGTCGGCTTGGGTGTGGACGGCTCGGCGAGCAACGATGGCTCGCACATGCTGGGCGAGGCGCGCCAGGCGCTTCTGATCTCGCGCCTGGGGACGGCGCTGCGCCCGGCGGCGGACCCCCCGCAATCCCTGATCACCGCCCGCCAGGTCCTCGAGATGGCGACACGCGGCGGGGCGGCCGTCCTGGGACGGAGCGACATCGGCTCGCTGGCCGTGGGCAAATGCGCTGACCTGATCGCCATC
Coding sequences:
- a CDS encoding 8-oxoguanine deaminase, which translates into the protein MATILIRNATVLVTMDTDRREIPDGGLFIRDGWIEQVGPSADLPQQADSVYDLEGHLVLPGLINTHHHLYQTLTRAVPLAQNAGLFTWLKTLYPIWARILPEDIRISTQIGLAELALSGCTTASDHLYIFPNGCRLDDEIEAAQSVGLRLHASRGSMSLGESRGGLPPDRVVEDEEFILRDTERLIDAYHDPAPGSRLQIVIAPCSPFSVTPELMRQAAALARARGVRLHTHLAETLDEESFCLEQFGRRPLAYAEDLGWTGGDVWFAHAVHINADEVQRMAGAGIGVAHCPSSNMRLASGIAPVLRYLMAGVPVGLGVDGSASNDGSHMLGEARQALLISRLGTALRPAADPPQSLITARQVLEMATRGGAAVLGRSDIGSLAVGKCADLIAI